In Nocardia asteroides, the following proteins share a genomic window:
- a CDS encoding three-helix bundle dimerization domain-containing protein, with protein MSLPEPRSDRALFIRGRETPPAKETPMSQSTIHCRRVVLTSPIAQSTASEAAAAGIPDRELAAVTQALAVKFPETSRDDIREIVDSTYRKLARAARVHAHLIPLTLNLSRSRLAKDTSRESRTDT; from the coding sequence ATGTCCCTTCCCGAACCGCGCTCCGACAGAGCATTGTTCATACGAGGGCGAGAAACACCGCCAGCGAAGGAGACACCGATGAGTCAGTCGACGATCCATTGTCGGCGGGTAGTTCTTACCTCGCCGATAGCACAATCGACAGCTTCGGAGGCTGCGGCCGCGGGTATACCGGACAGGGAACTCGCAGCCGTGACACAAGCACTCGCCGTCAAGTTCCCTGAGACTTCCCGCGACGACATCCGCGAGATCGTCGACTCGACCTATCGAAAACTCGCTCGCGCAGCCCGGGTACACGCCCACCTCATACCGCTCACCCTCAACCTGTCCAGATCACGGTTGGCAAAAGATACCAGTCGAGAATCTCGGACAGACACATGA
- a CDS encoding universal stress protein — MRRGRLLAWTRTDGRESGHTAAQRAQAALSASLAGYAGTYPQVRVHQIVAAGDPAERILDESAGAWLIVVGSRGRGGFALGSACRAVLDEATVPVLVARPRPGGRRHSRSSER, encoded by the coding sequence ATGCGACGTGGTCGCCTGCTGGCGTGGACACGGACCGACGGACGAGAGTCCGGGCACACGGCAGCACAGAGAGCCCAGGCCGCCCTCTCGGCGAGCCTGGCCGGCTATGCCGGGACATATCCCCAGGTCAGGGTTCACCAGATCGTCGCCGCCGGCGACCCGGCCGAGAGAATTCTCGACGAATCCGCCGGAGCGTGGTTGATCGTCGTCGGCAGCCGGGGGCGCGGCGGATTCGCGCTGGGTTCGGCGTGTCGTGCGGTGCTCGACGAGGCGACCGTGCCAGTGCTCGTCGCGCGTCCCCGCCCCGGCGGGCGACGACATTCACGCAGCTCAGAGCGATAA
- a CDS encoding response regulator, whose translation MVKVFLVDDHEIVRHGVADLIDLEPDLEVIGEAGTCAQALARIPALRPDVAVLDVLLPDGNGIELCRELLSSHPDLHCLILTSFTDEQAMLNAILAGASGYVIKDIKSLELIAAIRDVSDGKSRLDNRAAAALMAKLRAEAAEKTGPLATLTEQERTLLALLGEGLTNRQIAARMFLAEKTVKNYVSRLLTKLGVERRTQAAVMASKLEE comes from the coding sequence ATGGTCAAGGTATTTCTGGTCGACGATCACGAAATCGTCCGGCACGGCGTAGCCGACCTCATCGACCTGGAACCCGACCTCGAGGTCATCGGTGAGGCCGGCACCTGCGCCCAAGCCCTCGCCCGCATCCCCGCACTACGCCCCGACGTCGCGGTTCTCGACGTTCTCCTACCCGACGGCAACGGCATCGAACTGTGCCGCGAACTCCTCTCGTCGCATCCCGACCTGCACTGCCTGATTCTGACCTCGTTCACCGACGAACAAGCCATGCTCAATGCCATCCTGGCCGGAGCCAGTGGCTACGTCATCAAAGACATCAAAAGCCTCGAACTGATAGCCGCGATCCGCGACGTCAGCGACGGCAAATCACGGCTCGACAATCGAGCCGCAGCGGCATTGATGGCGAAACTACGCGCGGAGGCCGCCGAAAAAACCGGGCCGCTGGCAACCCTCACCGAACAGGAGCGAACTCTGCTGGCCCTCCTGGGCGAAGGACTGACCAACCGGCAGATCGCCGCCCGCATGTTCCTGGCGGAAAAAACCGTCAAGAACTACGTGTCCCGGCTGCTGACAAAACTCGGCGTCGAGCGCCGCACACAAGCTGCCGTCATGGCATCGAAACTCGAGGAATAG
- a CDS encoding NAD(P)H-dependent flavin oxidoreductase, with protein MALPPQLSGRLSLPVVASPMFIASGPELVIAQCQAGIVGSFPALNARPASLLGDWLDRIVEENAAYAVANPEAVVAPFAVNQIVHRSNDRLEQDMAVIVEHEVPIVISSLGARTEINDAVHSYGGIVLHDVINNEYARKAIEKGADGLIAVAAGAGGHAGTQSPFALIQEIRTWFDGPLLLSGSIAHGRSILAAQAAGADLAYIGSAFLSTAEANVVPGYRQMIVDSSAADIVYSNLFTGVHGNYLRGSIVAAGLDPDNLPESDPSQMNFGSSGVDAKAWRDVWGAGQGIGAVTEAGSTAELVATLRRQYEQACGDLAATVGNLTGAVVSAR; from the coding sequence ATGGCACTGCCCCCGCAGCTTTCCGGCCGCCTGTCCCTGCCCGTCGTGGCCTCGCCGATGTTCATCGCGTCGGGTCCCGAGCTCGTCATCGCTCAGTGCCAGGCCGGGATCGTCGGATCGTTTCCGGCGCTGAACGCGCGCCCCGCCTCGCTCCTCGGCGACTGGCTCGATCGCATCGTCGAGGAGAACGCGGCGTACGCCGTGGCGAACCCGGAAGCGGTGGTGGCACCGTTCGCGGTCAATCAGATCGTGCACCGCTCCAACGATCGGCTCGAGCAGGACATGGCGGTCATCGTCGAGCACGAGGTGCCGATCGTGATCAGTTCGCTGGGCGCGCGGACCGAGATCAACGACGCGGTGCACTCCTACGGCGGGATCGTGCTGCACGACGTGATCAACAACGAGTACGCGCGCAAGGCGATCGAGAAGGGCGCCGACGGGCTCATCGCGGTGGCAGCGGGTGCGGGCGGGCATGCGGGCACGCAGTCGCCGTTCGCGTTGATCCAGGAGATCCGGACCTGGTTCGACGGTCCGCTGTTGCTGTCGGGTTCCATCGCGCACGGCCGGTCGATCTTGGCGGCCCAGGCCGCCGGTGCCGACCTGGCCTACATCGGCTCGGCGTTTCTGTCGACGGCCGAGGCCAATGTCGTGCCCGGCTACCGGCAGATGATCGTCGACTCCTCCGCGGCCGATATCGTCTACAGCAATCTGTTCACCGGTGTGCACGGCAACTATCTGCGCGGCAGCATCGTCGCCGCCGGCCTGGATCCAGACAATCTGCCCGAGTCGGATCCTTCGCAGATGAATTTCGGTTCCTCCGGTGTCGATGCCAAGGCCTGGCGGGATGTCTGGGGTGCGGGCCAGGGCATCGGTGCGGTCACCGAAGCCGGGTCGACCGCCGAACTGGTGGCGACTCTGCGTCGCCAGTACGAGCAGGCGTGCGGCGATCTCGCGGCGACGGTCGGAAACCTCACCGGGGCAGTGGTTTCGGCGCGCTAG
- a CDS encoding sensor histidine kinase, with product MDEHIQHSATSPQIPVTQTLAQLRLRELLSQVQDRIAQIVDVRDRMDRLIEAMLVITAGLDLDDTLRSIVHTAIELVDAQYGALGVRETDKTSNQLAEFVYEGIDDRTRVLIGDLPRGHGVLGLLIQEPEPIRLTTLSDHPSSVGFPPHHPPMRTFLGVPVKVRDEVFGNLYLTEKADGQEFTEDDEVVVQALAAAAGIAIANARLYEESRVRQQWLEATRDVATELLAGGEPKEVLALVTQQALSLTQSACTFVALPEDPDVPSAEVTDLVVIAAAGVDAEAITGQRLSVDDSQSGAAYRSEETVVCDKLPYNLFSNTRTRFGPAVVVPLRVGATVIGVLTTIRPADAQPMDDTTTAMLTAFADQAALVLQLSDTQRRMRELDVLSDRDRIARGLHDHVIQRLFAVGLSLQGTVQRARTPEVKSRLMDTIDDVQSIVQDIRHSIFDLQSNNTADSSKYRKHLHGIIVETTADSGLRTTVRLAGPVTVLAPPLSDDVEAVLREAVSNVVRHAHASLVSVELKVGDEVSIEVADDGVGVPDDIARRSGLANLAVRAEKAGGAFWIENRSEGGTIVRWTAPLP from the coding sequence GTGGACGAACACATCCAGCATTCTGCGACAAGCCCACAGATTCCGGTCACCCAGACGCTGGCACAACTGCGGCTCCGCGAATTGCTCAGCCAGGTTCAAGACCGTATCGCGCAGATCGTCGACGTCCGCGACCGCATGGATCGCCTCATCGAAGCGATGCTCGTCATCACCGCGGGGCTGGATCTCGACGACACCCTCCGGTCGATCGTGCATACCGCCATCGAACTGGTCGACGCACAATACGGCGCTCTCGGAGTGCGGGAGACCGACAAAACCAGCAACCAGCTCGCCGAGTTCGTCTACGAAGGCATCGACGACCGGACCAGGGTCCTCATCGGCGACCTGCCGCGTGGTCACGGGGTCCTCGGATTACTGATTCAGGAACCCGAGCCGATCCGTTTGACAACATTGTCCGACCATCCGTCCTCGGTCGGCTTTCCGCCGCATCATCCCCCGATGCGGACATTTCTCGGCGTGCCCGTGAAAGTTCGCGACGAGGTTTTCGGCAATCTATACCTCACCGAAAAGGCCGACGGTCAAGAATTCACCGAGGATGACGAAGTCGTGGTCCAGGCGCTCGCGGCAGCCGCCGGTATCGCCATCGCCAATGCTCGGCTCTACGAGGAATCCCGCGTCCGTCAGCAATGGCTCGAAGCGACCAGGGACGTGGCCACCGAGCTGCTCGCCGGAGGCGAACCGAAAGAGGTTCTGGCCCTGGTCACCCAGCAGGCGCTCAGCCTCACGCAATCGGCGTGCACCTTCGTCGCGCTACCGGAAGACCCCGACGTTCCGAGTGCCGAAGTCACCGACCTGGTGGTGATCGCCGCGGCGGGTGTCGACGCCGAGGCGATCACCGGTCAACGTCTCTCCGTCGACGATTCCCAGTCCGGTGCCGCCTATCGTTCCGAAGAGACCGTCGTCTGCGACAAGCTGCCCTACAACCTGTTCTCCAACACCAGGACCAGGTTCGGACCCGCCGTCGTCGTACCGTTGCGTGTCGGTGCCACCGTCATCGGCGTGCTCACCACCATCCGTCCTGCCGACGCGCAGCCGATGGACGACACCACCACGGCCATGCTCACCGCCTTCGCGGATCAGGCTGCGCTGGTCCTCCAGCTGTCCGACACCCAACGCCGCATGCGCGAACTCGACGTGCTCTCCGATCGCGACCGCATCGCCCGCGGCCTGCACGACCACGTCATCCAACGACTCTTCGCCGTGGGCCTGTCGCTGCAGGGCACCGTACAGCGCGCCCGCACACCCGAGGTCAAGTCCCGGCTCATGGACACCATCGACGACGTGCAATCCATCGTCCAGGACATCCGGCACTCGATCTTCGACCTGCAGAGCAACAACACCGCCGACTCCTCCAAGTACCGGAAACACCTGCACGGCATCATCGTCGAGACGACCGCCGACTCCGGTCTGCGCACGACCGTCCGGCTCGCCGGCCCGGTCACCGTGCTTGCCCCGCCGCTGTCCGACGACGTCGAAGCCGTGCTGCGGGAGGCGGTCAGCAACGTGGTCCGGCATGCGCACGCGAGCTTGGTCTCGGTCGAGCTCAAGGTCGGTGACGAGGTGTCCATCGAAGTCGCCGATGACGGCGTCGGCGTCCCCGACGACATTGCGCGCCGCAGCGGATTGGCCAATCTCGCCGTCCGCGCGGAGAAGGCCGGGGGAGCATTCTGGATCGAGAACCGTTCAGAGGGTGGGACGATCGTGCGCTGGACAGCGCCGCTGCCGTGA
- a CDS encoding Acg family FMN-binding oxidoreductase: MNHEPASALPRPATVRTAIQLGCRAPSVHNTQPWRWVFDGTRLHLYRDTDRQLASADPQGRQAMISCGAALHHVRTAFASLCWRTDVARLPDLSDPGLLATLEFRPWLDPPTAVFRRAEAIEYRYTDRLPMAEPSGWASVRLAVEALVSTHELTLDVLDEDARARLSIASEQTGALRRYDMDYQTEIRWWSGHSDITEGVPASALVSESEAARVGVARDFPRSESRARRGELRDHARLAVLTATGEAPGAWLRTGEALSATLLECTASGLSTCALTHITELAAGRRLLSSLIGHPGVPQVVVRIGVAPDDRRPPTTPRRPLSDVLTMR; encoded by the coding sequence ATGAATCACGAACCAGCTTCCGCTCTCCCCCGCCCCGCCACCGTCCGTACCGCGATCCAGCTCGGATGCCGCGCACCGTCGGTGCACAACACCCAGCCCTGGCGCTGGGTCTTCGACGGCACCCGGTTGCACCTGTACCGCGACACCGATCGGCAACTGGCTTCGGCCGACCCGCAGGGTCGCCAAGCGATGATCAGCTGCGGCGCCGCCCTGCACCACGTGCGTACGGCATTCGCGTCCTTGTGCTGGCGCACCGACGTCGCCCGGCTACCCGACCTGAGCGATCCCGGACTATTGGCCACCCTCGAATTCCGGCCTTGGCTCGATCCTCCCACCGCGGTGTTCCGGCGCGCCGAGGCGATCGAGTACCGCTACACCGACCGGCTGCCCATGGCGGAACCGAGCGGCTGGGCTTCGGTCAGGCTGGCGGTGGAAGCCCTTGTCAGCACGCATGAGCTCACCCTCGACGTGCTCGACGAGGACGCACGGGCCCGGCTGTCGATCGCTTCGGAGCAGACCGGGGCGTTGCGCCGCTACGACATGGACTACCAGACCGAAATACGATGGTGGTCCGGACATTCCGATATCACCGAGGGCGTGCCCGCGTCCGCCCTGGTCTCGGAATCCGAGGCCGCGCGCGTCGGTGTCGCCCGCGACTTCCCGCGCTCGGAATCCCGTGCGCGCCGGGGTGAGCTCCGCGATCACGCGCGGCTGGCGGTCCTCACCGCCACCGGTGAGGCGCCGGGTGCCTGGCTTCGGACCGGTGAGGCACTGTCGGCGACACTGCTCGAATGCACGGCATCGGGCCTGTCGACGTGCGCGCTGACCCATATCACCGAACTGGCCGCTGGACGTCGCCTGCTGAGCAGCTTGATCGGACATCCTGGCGTCCCACAGGTCGTGGTGCGCATCGGCGTGGCTCCCGACGACCGTCGACCCCCGACGACTCCACGCCGGCCCCTGTCCGATGTGCTCACCATGAGATAG
- a CDS encoding NACHT domain-containing protein, translating into MTGFEAAAARAAAGASVPVAKRLYRWWRPKSDWASLTSIADSLAAAVDHAEQKVQRELRAEPGAFMPVRFTVAAHPQPEAGIGSAEVDEIAVYFDLLEQPRRLVVLGGPGAGKTVAATYLARGLIERRNELISVPRRTTEPVPVRLNTAGWDGGRELTSWLVSRLGVDYELPAKVAEKMLEAGMILPILDGLDEMDDDTTDGARARALLDRLNERDWAHRPVVVLCRSVEFDNLAQAGADNGLHGAGTVTIDPLTANQPAEYLAHYRHRIGSAHPVWDRITTHLRVHADSPLAVTLRTPWMLGLTATTLHRTPQTAEDLLDCPTAEGLRDGLLGAQIPAAIAGTKDTEQFRDYTIDNVERWLRTLALHLQHRRDTGRNGTAIRLDEIWEIAGAARARLLHGMAAMLLTGLVLVLGCTLDLTLTLAFGLSGGLVCGLTVALTRHPIANRIAWKVPTRRRWPSGLAAGAAGALVLGLSAGISFRLSAGLVGGVTVGLAFGALGGLAAGVVAGLRTTVEDQLAIGADGRRLIRDDLHSALFHGAIFGLTFGLVVGVSAALAAGPASGLAIGLTFGLMIALAYGLGSGRASGRHFVAVLLFKATADFPARPAVFLDWARDRGLLRINATAYQFRHQTYQQWLIDVK; encoded by the coding sequence GTGACAGGGTTTGAGGCTGCCGCCGCACGCGCGGCGGCAGGGGCGAGCGTCCCGGTAGCGAAGCGGCTGTATCGGTGGTGGCGGCCGAAATCGGACTGGGCCTCCCTGACCTCGATCGCCGACAGCCTCGCCGCGGCGGTCGATCACGCCGAGCAGAAGGTTCAGCGCGAACTGCGCGCAGAGCCCGGTGCGTTCATGCCCGTCAGATTCACCGTTGCCGCCCATCCTCAGCCGGAAGCGGGGATCGGTTCAGCCGAAGTCGACGAGATTGCCGTCTATTTCGACCTCCTCGAACAGCCACGGCGGCTCGTCGTGCTCGGCGGCCCCGGCGCCGGTAAGACCGTGGCCGCCACCTACCTCGCGCGCGGCCTGATCGAGCGCCGAAACGAACTGATCTCGGTGCCCCGACGTACTACTGAACCTGTTCCGGTCCGGCTCAACACAGCGGGATGGGATGGCGGCCGAGAATTGACCTCCTGGTTGGTCAGCAGGCTGGGAGTCGACTACGAATTGCCGGCCAAGGTGGCCGAGAAGATGCTCGAGGCCGGAATGATCCTGCCCATCCTCGACGGCCTCGACGAAATGGACGACGACACCACCGATGGAGCACGCGCGAGAGCGCTACTCGATCGGCTCAACGAACGCGACTGGGCACATCGCCCTGTCGTCGTGCTGTGCCGCAGCGTCGAATTCGACAACCTCGCCCAGGCCGGCGCCGACAACGGTCTCCACGGTGCAGGCACAGTGACCATCGACCCACTCACCGCCAACCAGCCTGCCGAGTATCTCGCCCACTACCGACACCGGATCGGTTCCGCACACCCCGTCTGGGACCGGATCACCACCCACTTGCGCGTGCACGCCGACAGCCCCCTGGCCGTGACGCTGCGCACCCCGTGGATGCTCGGTCTCACCGCGACCACACTGCACCGAACTCCGCAAACCGCCGAGGACCTGCTCGACTGCCCCACCGCCGAGGGCCTACGCGATGGACTGCTCGGCGCGCAGATCCCCGCCGCGATCGCAGGCACCAAGGACACCGAGCAATTCCGCGACTATACGATCGACAACGTCGAACGGTGGCTGCGCACCTTGGCTCTACACCTTCAACACCGCCGCGACACCGGCCGCAACGGCACTGCCATCCGCCTCGACGAGATCTGGGAAATCGCCGGTGCCGCTCGAGCCCGTCTGCTACACGGCATGGCCGCGATGCTGCTTACCGGGCTGGTGCTGGTACTCGGATGCACGCTCGACCTCACGCTCACGCTCGCATTCGGGCTCTCAGGTGGCCTGGTATGTGGGCTCACCGTCGCGCTGACGCGGCATCCCATTGCCAATCGCATTGCTTGGAAAGTGCCTACCCGGAGGCGATGGCCGTCGGGACTCGCGGCAGGGGCAGCGGGTGCGCTCGTACTCGGGCTCTCCGCAGGGATCTCGTTCCGGCTCTCGGCTGGACTCGTCGGCGGGGTGACGGTCGGACTCGCATTCGGGGCACTGGGCGGACTGGCTGCCGGGGTCGTCGCGGGTCTCAGGACCACGGTCGAGGATCAGCTGGCCATCGGGGCCGATGGTCGACGGCTCATACGGGATGACCTGCATTCAGCGCTCTTTCACGGCGCCATATTCGGCCTGACGTTCGGACTCGTCGTCGGGGTCTCAGCAGCGCTCGCGGCCGGGCCCGCATCGGGACTCGCCATCGGACTCACGTTCGGTCTGATGATCGCACTCGCCTATGGACTCGGGTCCGGACGCGCCAGCGGCCGCCATTTCGTGGCGGTTCTTCTGTTCAAAGCCACCGCGGATTTCCCGGCTCGTCCGGCCGTGTTCCTGGATTGGGCTCGCGACCGCGGCCTGCTTCGCATCAACGCGACGGCCTACCAATTCCGACACCAGACCTACCAGCAGTGGCTCATCGACGTGAAGTAG
- a CDS encoding SRPBCC family protein — protein MTIAAEPAAVWPWLVQMGPGRAGAYTFDWVENLFGLNMHSSREIMPAFQHLAVGDELTLGASGPTMRAHVVEPCHTLGWASDAGDWTWTFQLTPVSGGTRLISRNRLLGPDSPLLRRLYAAVMVPGSLLMERKMLRGIAQRAERSRRVTEDPR, from the coding sequence GTGACCATCGCCGCCGAACCCGCCGCCGTCTGGCCTTGGCTGGTCCAGATGGGGCCGGGCCGGGCCGGTGCCTACACCTTCGACTGGGTCGAGAACTTGTTCGGCCTGAACATGCACAGTTCCCGCGAGATCATGCCCGCCTTCCAGCACCTGGCCGTCGGAGACGAGCTCACCCTCGGCGCCTCGGGCCCGACGATGCGAGCGCATGTCGTCGAGCCCTGCCATACCCTTGGGTGGGCGTCGGACGCGGGCGACTGGACCTGGACGTTCCAGTTGACCCCGGTCTCCGGCGGAACCCGGTTGATCAGCCGCAACCGACTCCTGGGCCCCGACTCACCGCTGCTCCGGCGGCTCTATGCCGCCGTGATGGTGCCGGGCAGCCTTCTGATGGAACGCAAGATGCTGCGCGGAATCGCGCAGCGTGCCGAACGGTCTCGGCGAGTCACGGAGGACCCGCGATGA
- a CDS encoding alpha/beta hydrolase, with amino-acid sequence MAAVAGLATTAGPAVAEPSNGVVAVRDVGERHEVVSVYSAAMDRSIPVQVVRAAEAQRPTLYLLNGSQGGPNGSGWDAQTDVVDFLRGRDVNVVTPVGGSSSYYTDWVADDPVLGRNKWQTFINEELPPVIENFLGANDERALAGVSMSGTSVLNLAIAKPGFWRSVASYSGCAQTSDPIGQEFVRITVENWGGGRSVENMWGPRNGPLWRANDPFVNAERLRGTAVYLSTGSGVPAAPHDTPADPRVQDGRIPLAAQVLVGGPIEAAVRFCTVNLANRLGELNIPVTLDDRPVGTHSWGYWEDDLRRSWPFLAESIGASR; translated from the coding sequence GTGGCAGCCGTCGCCGGGCTGGCCACCACGGCTGGGCCCGCGGTCGCCGAACCGTCGAACGGCGTGGTCGCCGTGCGGGATGTGGGCGAACGTCACGAGGTGGTGTCCGTCTACTCCGCGGCAATGGACCGGTCCATCCCGGTCCAGGTGGTTCGTGCGGCGGAGGCGCAGCGGCCGACGTTGTATCTGCTCAATGGTTCCCAGGGTGGTCCGAACGGAAGTGGGTGGGACGCCCAGACAGACGTGGTCGACTTTCTGCGTGGCCGAGACGTCAATGTCGTGACGCCGGTCGGCGGTAGCAGCTCGTACTACACCGATTGGGTGGCCGATGACCCGGTTCTCGGGCGGAACAAGTGGCAGACCTTCATCAATGAGGAACTGCCGCCGGTGATCGAGAACTTCTTGGGTGCGAACGACGAGCGGGCGCTGGCCGGGGTGTCGATGAGTGGTACCTCGGTGTTGAATCTGGCCATCGCGAAGCCCGGATTCTGGCGCAGCGTCGCTTCCTACAGTGGCTGTGCGCAGACTTCGGATCCGATCGGGCAGGAGTTCGTCCGTATCACTGTCGAGAACTGGGGCGGTGGACGCAGTGTGGAGAACATGTGGGGACCACGCAACGGGCCGCTGTGGCGTGCCAACGACCCCTTCGTCAACGCCGAACGCCTGCGCGGGACCGCCGTCTACTTGAGCACCGGGAGCGGTGTGCCCGCCGCGCCGCACGACACTCCCGCGGACCCGCGGGTCCAGGATGGTCGCATCCCGCTGGCGGCGCAGGTGCTGGTCGGTGGTCCGATCGAAGCCGCGGTCCGCTTCTGCACCGTTAATCTCGCGAATCGGCTGGGCGAGTTGAACATTCCGGTGACGCTCGACGATCGACCGGTCGGCACGCACTCGTGGGGCTATTGGGAAGACGATCTGCGTCGTTCGTGGCCGTTCCTCGCCGAGTCGATCGGTGCTTCTCGCTGA
- a CDS encoding universal stress protein, translated as MNISGNPKPVVVGVDGSEQSRHALRWAAAFAAHHRIELRLVFAVEVPVDYGPGLTGPLYDLDMLRRHGETVVSEAAQEATEVAAPIAGITISTDVMAGSAVAVLRHNSESARLLVVGSRGHGAFRRTLLGSVSTSIARHAGCPVAVIPESEASAQGAVVVGVDGSACSMDAVAIAFDEAARRQVRLIAVHAWSEFYRYEARSTMQAEGEAVLAESIAGFAEKYPEVQVQRVVVEERPAKALLDTAAHAQLLVVGSHGRGGFAGMMLGSVAQTVLHGADVPLIIARPAIES; from the coding sequence ATGAACATTTCCGGGAATCCGAAGCCGGTCGTCGTCGGCGTCGACGGATCGGAGCAGTCACGCCACGCGCTGCGGTGGGCCGCCGCGTTCGCCGCGCATCACCGGATCGAGCTGCGGCTCGTCTTCGCGGTAGAAGTCCCCGTCGACTACGGACCGGGCCTGACCGGCCCGCTCTACGACCTCGACATGCTGCGCCGCCACGGTGAAACCGTCGTGTCCGAGGCAGCGCAGGAGGCCACGGAGGTCGCCGCGCCGATCGCCGGAATCACGATCTCCACCGATGTGATGGCCGGATCCGCGGTCGCGGTGCTGCGGCACAACAGTGAGTCCGCGCGGCTGCTCGTCGTCGGAAGCCGAGGGCACGGCGCGTTTCGGCGCACGTTGCTGGGATCGGTGAGCACCTCGATCGCCCGCCACGCCGGCTGCCCGGTGGCCGTGATCCCGGAGTCGGAGGCGTCCGCCCAGGGGGCGGTCGTCGTCGGGGTCGACGGGTCCGCCTGCAGTATGGACGCGGTCGCGATCGCCTTCGACGAAGCAGCCCGCCGCCAGGTCCGGTTGATCGCGGTGCACGCCTGGTCGGAGTTCTACCGGTACGAAGCTCGCTCCACGATGCAGGCCGAAGGCGAAGCCGTACTCGCCGAAAGCATCGCCGGTTTCGCCGAGAAGTATCCCGAGGTCCAGGTTCAACGTGTAGTCGTCGAAGAACGCCCCGCCAAAGCACTGCTCGACACCGCGGCACACGCCCAGCTGCTCGTCGTGGGCAGCCACGGCCGGGGCGGCTTCGCGGGCATGATGCTCGGCTCGGTCGCCCAGACCGTCCTCCACGGCGCCGACGTGCCTCTCATCATCGCGCGACCGGCCATCGAGTCCTGA
- a CDS encoding ferritin-like domain-containing protein gives MRSTEEWLAYFRQNALRQREIPWESAGIGASSTELAPLRRSLQAWQLGETSDGRHLAASADRFATATGDPAYRDVIDLFIREEQRHGALLGRVLDDAGIGRRQADWGDTLFRRLRYSVTDIEVWTTPVVMVEVLAMIYYNAIRRATGSPVLRAVCAQILADEVPHVQLQCERLAVLLHKRSRTRFRCTMLAHRVLFLAVMVLVWVGHHRALRTGGYTWTHYRRAAYAKMNRAWRRMDPQCYVWT, from the coding sequence GTGCGTTCCACCGAGGAATGGCTCGCCTACTTCCGGCAGAACGCGCTCCGGCAGCGCGAGATTCCGTGGGAATCAGCCGGAATCGGGGCTTCTTCGACGGAGTTGGCACCCCTGCGCCGGTCACTGCAGGCCTGGCAGCTCGGCGAAACATCGGACGGACGGCATCTGGCGGCATCGGCTGACCGCTTCGCCACTGCCACCGGCGATCCCGCGTATCGCGATGTCATCGACCTGTTCATCCGTGAGGAGCAGCGCCATGGCGCGCTGTTGGGTCGAGTGCTGGACGATGCGGGAATCGGACGGCGGCAAGCTGATTGGGGCGACACACTCTTTCGCAGGCTGCGCTACAGCGTGACCGACATCGAAGTCTGGACCACACCTGTCGTCATGGTCGAAGTGCTGGCGATGATCTACTACAACGCGATCCGTCGGGCAACCGGCTCACCGGTTCTGCGCGCGGTCTGCGCCCAGATCCTCGCCGACGAGGTGCCCCATGTGCAGTTGCAATGTGAGCGCCTTGCGGTGCTGCTGCACAAGCGTTCCCGCACCCGCTTCCGCTGCACCATGCTCGCCCACCGTGTCCTGTTTCTCGCGGTCATGGTGCTGGTATGGGTCGGTCACCACCGCGCTCTGCGCACGGGCGGTTACACATGGACGCATTACCGTCGGGCCGCCTACGCGAAAATGAACCGCGCTTGGCGACGCATGGACCCGCAATGCTACGTCTGGACCTGA